AAGGCCGCCCCATCTACGTCGTCAAAGGAAAGGGGGAAATGCGCGAAATGGATTGCACCGATTGCCACAACAGGATCGGGCACCGGTTCAAAAACGCGGAAGAAATAGCCGACGCCCTTATCGCCGCCGGTAAAGTCGACCGTTCGTTGCCATACGCCAAGCAGGTTTTGGAAAAAACCCTGCGCAAGGCCGCCGAGACGCCGCGAACCGCCATCGCCGATACGGTTTACGCCGAGATAACCGCCGCGTGGCCGCTGAGCCCCGACGCGGAAAACATCGCCGGGATCATCACGGATGAGGCGTTGAAATATCTCTATCCGGACATGAACATCAAATGGGGAACCTACCAGAACATGAACCGGCACGCGCGCGACCAGGGATGTTTCCGGTGCCATAACCAGCGGATGAAAGATGCCAATGGCGCAAACCTGAATCAAGGCTGCGATTACTGCCATAAAACCGTGGCGGATCGTCTTTCCCGCGAAGAGTTCGAAAAGAGGCTCTTCCCGCCGGGGATGAAACCGTATTGAGCCGGCAACGGCCATGCCGCGCTGTTTTCCGGAGCGTGCGCCGTTCCCGGCCGTCATGCAATGCCTAAATAACAGGCATAACCCTGAACCGTATGCCCGGATAACGGGCGGCGGCCGATAACGAAATCGCGGCAAAGAACATATTTACCGCCTGTTACGGTTTGGCCCGCTGTTTGCTTTCCCACAAAGGCAGGTTTGCAATGCGCGCAAATAAAAAACAGGGAACAAACAAAGAGGAGGAATGATGAAGAAGACTTTAAGGATGCTTGCGGCGGCCCTTGCGCTGGGGGCCGCGGGGACGGCGCATGCCACTCCCTCCACGCAGATATGGATACCGTCAACGGACATCCAGAAGTACGGCACCGTGCATCTGGGGGTGGATACCTACAACACCGTTGCCAAAAAAACAGGCACTGAGGGCGGTTTCAGCGTTATCAATTACGGCCTGACCGTTGGCGTTCTGCCGCCGTCGGTCAGTGACAAGCTGGGTATCGAGGTGGGCCTTGATTACCGCGACCTCACCGGTTCCGCCGGCGCGGTCGCCGACGCGCCGTTTTTCTACAATGCAAAACTGGGGCTTAATGAAGGAGCCTTTGGCGAGTATTCACCCGCATTTGCCATCGGCGGTTATGATTTCGGCGGCAAGGACGATTCTTCCATGTCAGGCCTCAATACACAGTCGAACATCGTGTACGGATTGGCCGCCAAGACCTTCGAAACGCTCGGCCGCTTCAGCGTTGGTTACTTTTCCGGCAACGACAAGGTGCTGGTCGAAGTAAGCGACCCGGCCCAAAAGGCCAACACCGGCATCCTCGCTTCCTGGGACAAGTCACTTACCGACAAATGGTGGGCGGCCGTTGACTATATGGGCGGCAAAAGCAGCTATGGCGCGCTGAGCTTCGGCATCTGCTACTACATGGTGCCGGACGCCAGCTTCATAGTCGGCTATGACATATACAACGACAGCAACATAAAGCCGACTATCACCTTCCAGCTTGACGTTAACTTCGCGGCTTTCGACGGCAAGCCGGAACACCCGCATCATTCAGAACACGAATAACCCTTTGAGAGAGGTGAACAATGAAAAAGATAGAGGCGATCATAAAGCCGCACAAACTCGACGAAGTGAAAGCGAAGCTGATCGAGATCGGCATATATGGCATGACAGTAACCGAGGTGAAAGGGTTCGGCCGCCAAAAAGGACATACCGAGCTTTACCGCGGCACGGAATACAAAATCGACTTCCTGCCCAAGGTGAAGCTGGAAACGGTGGTGCCGGAAGAAATGGTGGACAAGGCGGTCGATGCCATTATCGGCGCCGCCTACGCGGGGCAGATAGGGGACGGCAAGATTTTTGTCTCCCCCATTGAAGAAACAATCCGCATCCGCACCAAAGAACGCGGCAAAGAAGCGATATGACGGAGAAGGCAATGAAAAAAATATTAAGCGCACTTATCCTTGTTGGCATGTTCATGATGGCCGGCGTTGCATTTGCCGAAGACGCGGCGGTTCCCGCCGCCGAACCGGCGGCAGTGGCGGTACCGGCAACCGAAGCGGCCCCCGCGCCGGCGCCGCATATAGACTCCGGCGATACTTCATGGATGCTCATCTCCACCGCCCTCGTCATGCTGATGACGCCGGGGTTGGCCCTCTTCTACGGCGGCCTCGTGCGCCGCAAGAACGTCTTGAGCGTCATCATGCAGAGCTTCATCGCGCTCGGCGTGATCTCGATACAGTGGGTGCTTATCGGCTATTCGCTGGCGTTCGGCCCGGACGTGGGCGGCGTTATCGGCGATCTTTCGCTGGCGGGGCTTTCAGGCGTCGGCCTCGCCCCCAACGGCACCATTCCGGCGCAGCTCTTCATGATGTTCCAGATGATGTTCGCGGTCATCACCCCCGCGCTGATCTCCGGCGCGTTCGCCGAACGGATGAAGTTCAGCACATATCTGGTCTTCATCGTACTGTGGAGCACCATCGTGTACGACCCGTTGGCGCACTGGGTGTGGGGCGGCGGCTGGATGATGAAAATGGGGGCGCTCGATTTCGCGGGGGGCCTCGTGGTGCACATCTCCTCCGGCGTGGCGGCGCTGGTTTGCGCGCTGGT
This genomic interval from Nitrospinota bacterium contains the following:
- a CDS encoding P-II family nitrogen regulator, whose translation is MKKIEAIIKPHKLDEVKAKLIEIGIYGMTVTEVKGFGRQKGHTELYRGTEYKIDFLPKVKLETVVPEEMVDKAVDAIIGAAYAGQIGDGKIFVSPIEETIRIRTKERGKEAI